A genomic segment from Streptomyces sp. NBC_01233 encodes:
- a CDS encoding DUF4012 domain-containing protein yields MITEFSVRLRHLRERLKFIENTGRSSGTEPARCRFPRPRARHVLSAVAVLCLALAGWIVGTGLLARTELLAAQRSLDTLRHSVVDTTGNAASGAAMSSAAVHAARAHRLTTGPAWYLFAQVPFFGRPAETVRGAASAADRLTRDVLPPFVRIAPELADDSSEGGRGALLSAFGGKAPALERAARVVAETRAEAGRLPRTTWLPAADHARAQLLGLLDRIAPVTSDAAVAARVLPAMLGEQGPRRYFVGVQNTAEARGTGGMPGAFAVLTAERGKLHFETFDNDDGVTGGSPSVDLGSEYTARYARYEPTRFWANSNLSPHFPYAARIWAATWRQRSGKRVDGVIALDPTTLGRLLRVAGPGRLPDGAALTGDNMLDLTERTGYARYSDDAARKAFLLGVARTAVTTLVDAFHGPRRIPGLLKAAYGDAATGRLKVWSARENEQRLLSTRPLSGTFPQETGPFAGLVVNNAAGGKLDYYLERELSWVPGRCTPEGRLVTARITLTNRAPRSGLPPYVTQRGDKPAYPTRPGDNRVLVSYYASTGAQLTGAALDGRTALVGVGEELRHPVYTLDLELPAQRARTLTLQLLEPVSDHAPVLWRQPLVTPLRAHVEPYPACGD; encoded by the coding sequence TTGATCACCGAGTTCTCCGTGCGGCTGCGACACCTGCGTGAGCGTCTCAAGTTCATCGAAAACACGGGGCGGTCTTCAGGGACGGAGCCGGCGCGTTGCCGATTCCCACGGCCTCGTGCCCGGCACGTGCTGTCGGCCGTCGCCGTCCTGTGTCTTGCCCTGGCGGGTTGGATCGTGGGCACCGGTCTGCTTGCCCGGACGGAGTTGCTGGCCGCTCAGCGGTCGCTGGATACGCTGCGGCACTCGGTCGTGGATACGACGGGGAACGCTGCCTCGGGGGCAGCGATGAGCTCTGCGGCGGTGCACGCCGCCCGGGCGCATCGCCTGACCACCGGGCCCGCCTGGTATCTCTTCGCGCAGGTGCCGTTCTTCGGCCGACCCGCGGAAACGGTTCGCGGCGCGGCGAGCGCCGCCGACCGGTTGACTCGCGACGTACTTCCGCCGTTCGTGCGCATCGCTCCCGAACTCGCCGATGACTCCAGTGAGGGCGGGAGGGGAGCCCTGCTGTCCGCCTTCGGCGGCAAGGCTCCGGCTCTCGAGCGGGCGGCGCGGGTGGTCGCCGAGACGCGCGCGGAGGCCGGCCGTCTTCCCCGTACCACCTGGCTGCCGGCGGCCGACCACGCACGCGCGCAACTGTTGGGGTTGCTCGACCGGATCGCCCCTGTCACGTCTGATGCCGCTGTGGCCGCCCGTGTGCTGCCGGCGATGCTGGGGGAACAGGGTCCTCGACGGTATTTCGTCGGCGTCCAGAACACGGCGGAAGCCCGCGGCACCGGCGGCATGCCGGGGGCCTTCGCCGTGCTCACCGCAGAACGGGGAAAACTGCACTTCGAGACCTTCGACAATGACGACGGGGTGACGGGTGGCAGTCCTTCGGTCGATCTGGGATCCGAATACACCGCCCGCTATGCCCGGTACGAGCCCACCCGCTTCTGGGCCAACTCCAATCTCAGCCCGCATTTCCCCTACGCCGCCCGTATCTGGGCGGCAACCTGGCGCCAGCGCAGCGGCAAGAGGGTGGACGGGGTCATCGCCCTGGACCCCACCACCCTGGGCCGATTGCTGCGAGTGGCGGGCCCGGGACGACTGCCCGACGGCGCGGCGCTCACCGGCGACAACATGCTGGACCTCACGGAGCGCACGGGCTACGCACGCTACTCCGACGACGCGGCGCGCAAGGCGTTCCTCCTCGGGGTGGCGCGCACGGCAGTCACCACCCTGGTGGACGCCTTCCACGGGCCGCGACGGATTCCCGGACTGCTCAAGGCGGCGTACGGTGACGCGGCGACAGGACGGCTGAAGGTGTGGAGCGCCCGGGAGAACGAGCAACGTCTGCTGTCGACCCGTCCGTTGAGCGGCACGTTTCCCCAGGAGACCGGTCCCTTCGCCGGACTCGTCGTCAACAACGCTGCGGGCGGGAAGCTGGATTACTACCTGGAGCGAGAGCTGAGCTGGGTTCCGGGCCGCTGTACACCGGAAGGTCGGCTCGTCACCGCGCGGATCACTCTCACCAACCGGGCGCCGAGGTCGGGGCTTCCTCCCTACGTCACCCAGCGAGGCGACAAACCGGCGTACCCCACCCGGCCGGGGGACAACCGGGTGCTGGTTTCCTACTACGCCAGCACGGGCGCACAACTCACCGGTGCGGCCCTCGACGGCCGGACCGCCTTGGTGGGCGTCGGCGAGGAACTCCGACACCCGGTCTACACGCTGGACCTGGAACTGCCCGCGCAGCGCGCCCGTACCCTGACGCTCCAGCTCCTGGAGCCGGTCAGCGACCATGCGCCCGTGCTGTGGCGCCAGCCGCTGGTCACACCGCTGCGGGCTCATGTGGAGCCCTACCCGGCGTGCGGCGACTGA
- a CDS encoding tyrosine-type recombinase/integrase has protein sequence MVHQREVALAGSAHLELVSGVVQLRPEDAMFDAMLRGWRAQQKSRGLRDETVDDRERLIRRFLAFANEYPWQWTPAHVDEWSLSLTSEKHLAPSTIRSYQGDVRMFSEFLIDGRYGWGPACEEAFGTFPVAICHEWNTIAHLNDYEGGPEAKPFTREQLQLFLDYTDDQVERAVRAKRKGALAAYRDATLFKVIYGWGLRRTETSKLDLVDFGRNPQARQFGRYGTLNVRYGKAKKGQPPRRRNVLSVMDRAVDAVADYVENVRPRFGFPDHPALWITERGGRLQPGSINDRFEAYRDALKLPKELVPHSLRHSYVTHLTEDGVDRRFIQQQVGHECDSSLAIYTHVSDDFMNTSLHKALAPAFAGA, from the coding sequence GTGGTGCATCAGCGCGAGGTGGCCCTGGCTGGGTCGGCTCATCTGGAGCTGGTCTCCGGGGTGGTCCAGCTGCGTCCGGAGGACGCGATGTTCGACGCGATGTTGCGGGGCTGGCGTGCTCAGCAGAAGTCGCGGGGGCTGAGGGACGAAACGGTCGACGACCGGGAACGGCTCATACGGCGGTTCCTGGCGTTCGCGAACGAGTACCCGTGGCAGTGGACACCGGCCCACGTGGACGAGTGGTCGCTCTCTTTGACGAGCGAGAAGCACCTGGCGCCGTCCACCATCCGCAGCTATCAGGGCGACGTCCGCATGTTCAGCGAGTTCCTCATAGACGGGCGCTACGGCTGGGGGCCGGCCTGTGAGGAAGCCTTCGGAACGTTCCCGGTGGCCATCTGTCACGAGTGGAACACCATCGCCCACCTCAACGACTACGAAGGCGGCCCGGAGGCGAAGCCTTTCACCCGGGAACAGTTGCAGCTCTTCCTCGACTACACCGACGACCAGGTCGAACGAGCGGTACGGGCGAAACGCAAGGGCGCCCTGGCGGCCTACCGTGACGCCACTCTTTTCAAGGTGATCTACGGGTGGGGCCTGCGCCGGACCGAGACTTCCAAGCTCGATCTGGTCGACTTCGGCCGCAATCCGCAGGCCCGGCAGTTCGGCCGGTACGGCACGCTCAACGTCCGCTACGGCAAGGCCAAGAAGGGCCAGCCACCGCGGCGTCGGAACGTGTTGTCGGTGATGGACCGGGCCGTCGACGCAGTCGCTGACTACGTCGAGAACGTCCGGCCGCGCTTCGGGTTCCCCGACCATCCGGCTCTGTGGATCACCGAACGCGGTGGCCGCCTGCAGCCCGGCTCGATCAACGACCGGTTCGAGGCATACCGAGACGCCCTCAAGCTGCCCAAAGAGCTGGTCCCACACAGTCTTCGGCATTCGTACGTCACTCACCTGACCGAGGACGGGGTGGACCGGAGGTTCATCCAGCAGCAGGTCGGCCACGAGTGCGACAGCTCCCTGGCCATCTACACGCACGTCAGCGACGACTTCATGAACACTTCCCTGCACAAGGCACTGGCGCCGGCGTTCGCCGGGGCCTGA
- a CDS encoding helix-turn-helix domain-containing protein: MAAKLDYHWHLRKVMADRGMFSTTDLIPPLAERGITLSSSQVYRLVVERPERLSLKILMSLLDILDCTMDDLIEPIAAAGAATKPKKAAAGGSAPDTEGLGGLRPKRARIRGVDRP; the protein is encoded by the coding sequence ATGGCCGCCAAGCTCGACTACCACTGGCACCTGCGCAAGGTCATGGCGGACCGCGGGATGTTCTCCACCACCGACCTGATTCCGCCGCTTGCCGAGCGCGGGATCACGTTGTCGTCGAGCCAGGTCTACCGGCTCGTCGTCGAACGGCCCGAGCGGCTTAGCCTGAAGATCCTGATGTCCCTCCTCGACATCCTGGACTGCACCATGGACGACCTCATCGAGCCCATCGCGGCGGCCGGGGCCGCGACGAAGCCGAAGAAGGCCGCCGCCGGAGGCTCGGCGCCCGACACGGAAGGGCTCGGCGGGCTACGGCCGAAGCGAGCCCGGATCAGGGGTGTCGACCGGCCGTGA
- a CDS encoding MmcQ/YjbR family DNA-binding protein, which yields MATTAQDVRLIALSLPDSSEKLAWGMPTFRVGGKIFVALADDDTSIGVKCPKEDRAELIAAEPEKFFVRPGHDDNYAWIRVRLEAVGDAAELRSILTDSWLQAAPKRLVAAHPELSGDAG from the coding sequence ATGGCCACGACCGCGCAGGACGTCCGCCTGATCGCGCTGTCGCTCCCGGACAGCAGCGAGAAGCTCGCCTGGGGCATGCCGACCTTCCGGGTGGGAGGGAAGATCTTCGTCGCGCTGGCCGACGACGATACCTCGATCGGGGTGAAATGCCCCAAGGAGGACCGGGCCGAGCTGATCGCGGCGGAGCCGGAGAAGTTCTTCGTACGTCCGGGCCACGACGACAACTACGCCTGGATCCGGGTCCGCCTGGAAGCCGTGGGGGACGCGGCCGAGCTGCGTTCCATCCTGACCGACTCCTGGCTCCAGGCGGCCCCGAAGCGGCTGGTCGCGGCCCATCCGGAGCTGTCCGGCGACGCGGGCTGA
- a CDS encoding GAF domain-containing protein — protein sequence MTYYESTGHLLLTPVDREAPARVVRLRELGLGERTDAELDAFARRVADVLDAPYTGVNFVGEQRQFFAGLHHAAEAPACGYPARVLARDHGYCPHVVVRRRALVLEDVRDFARFAGNAVVDESGVRSYAGAPLTDRRGIVLGTVCAVDVVPRRWGTEGLATVKALAAELVALVHEREDRAEARAADRRG from the coding sequence ATGACGTACTACGAATCGACCGGACACCTGCTGCTCACGCCGGTGGACCGGGAGGCGCCCGCGCGCGTCGTCCGGCTGCGCGAGCTGGGTCTGGGGGAGCGGACGGACGCCGAACTGGACGCCTTCGCGAGGCGGGTCGCCGACGTGCTCGACGCCCCGTACACGGGGGTCAACTTCGTCGGTGAGCAACGTCAGTTCTTCGCCGGGCTGCACCACGCGGCCGAGGCCCCGGCCTGCGGGTACCCGGCGCGGGTCCTGGCCCGCGACCACGGCTACTGCCCGCACGTGGTGGTCCGGCGGCGCGCGCTGGTGCTGGAAGACGTACGGGACTTCGCGCGCTTCGCGGGCAACGCGGTCGTGGACGAGAGCGGGGTGCGCTCGTACGCGGGCGCGCCGCTGACGGACCGGCGCGGGATCGTCCTGGGCACGGTGTGCGCGGTGGACGTGGTGCCGCGGCGGTGGGGGACGGAGGGGCTCGCCACCGTCAAGGCGCTGGCCGCGGAACTGGTGGCGCTGGTGCACGAACGCGAGGACCGGGCGGAGGCCCGCGCGGCGGACCGGCGGGGGTGA
- a CDS encoding GTP-binding protein, which yields MACANDCEAPAPAPATLKILVAGGFGAGKTTFVGAVSEIEPLSTEELLSDLSAAADPLHGVEAKTTTTVALDFGRITLDERHVLYLFGTPGQHRFWFLWEELCAGALGAVVLADTRRLADCFPAVDFFERRGIGFIVAVNEFGQAHRYTADEVREAVGLGPGVPVVRCDARLTSSGTGTLAALVRHLLCRSTATATVSSSSSESGEPP from the coding sequence ATGGCCTGCGCAAACGACTGTGAAGCCCCCGCGCCCGCCCCCGCGACCCTGAAGATCCTGGTCGCGGGCGGTTTCGGCGCGGGCAAGACCACCTTCGTGGGCGCGGTGAGCGAGATCGAGCCGCTGAGCACCGAGGAACTGCTCAGCGATCTGAGCGCGGCCGCCGACCCGCTGCACGGCGTCGAGGCGAAGACCACCACGACCGTGGCCCTCGACTTCGGCCGGATCACCCTGGACGAGCGCCACGTGCTCTACCTCTTCGGCACGCCCGGACAGCACCGCTTCTGGTTCCTGTGGGAGGAACTGTGCGCGGGCGCGCTCGGGGCGGTGGTGCTCGCCGACACCCGCCGCCTCGCCGACTGCTTCCCCGCCGTGGACTTCTTCGAACGGCGCGGGATCGGCTTCATCGTCGCCGTCAACGAGTTCGGCCAAGCCCACCGCTACACGGCCGACGAGGTCCGCGAAGCGGTGGGGCTCGGGCCCGGGGTGCCCGTCGTACGGTGCGACGCGCGCCTGACCAGTTCCGGTACGGGGACGCTGGCCGCCCTCGTCCGGCACCTCCTGTGCAGGTCCACGGCCACTGCCACAGTCAGCTCTTCGTCTTCGGAGTCGGGGGAACCGCCATGA
- a CDS encoding DUF742 domain-containing protein — translation MRARGTGAYAKGRDTPWLDDSAGRVMRPYTASGGRTRPGVSLDLLSLVTATGVRPRIPFGAEHTLVLRLCAGAVAVTVAEVAGQLRLPAAVVKVLLSDLMEHGAVMVQAPRFPGIGGDAFAATDQSLLRAVLDGLRKRL, via the coding sequence ATGAGGGCACGCGGTACGGGGGCGTACGCGAAGGGGCGGGACACGCCGTGGCTCGACGACTCGGCGGGCCGGGTGATGCGCCCGTACACCGCCAGCGGCGGGCGGACCCGGCCGGGCGTCTCGCTCGACCTGCTCTCGCTGGTGACCGCGACCGGGGTGCGCCCGCGCATCCCGTTCGGGGCCGAGCACACCCTTGTGCTGCGGCTGTGCGCGGGCGCCGTGGCGGTCACCGTCGCCGAGGTGGCCGGGCAGCTGCGGCTGCCGGCCGCGGTGGTGAAGGTGCTGCTGTCCGACCTGATGGAACACGGGGCCGTCATGGTGCAGGCGCCGAGGTTCCCCGGCATCGGCGGCGACGCGTTCGCCGCCACCGACCAGTCACTGCTGAGGGCGGTGCTCGATGGCCTGCGCAAACGACTGTGA
- a CDS encoding roadblock/LC7 domain-containing protein, which yields MGGEVATKTGSRLSDLDWLLSGLVQRVPYTRSAVLLTADGLVTCVHGLDADSADHLAALASGLYSLGRSAGSRFGDGAEVRQVVVELDTALVFVSAAGSGTCLAVLADREADAGVLGYEMAMLVKSVRPYLAAPPRRPTADPER from the coding sequence ATGGGCGGCGAAGTGGCGACGAAGACCGGCAGCCGGCTCTCGGACCTCGACTGGCTGCTCAGCGGCCTGGTGCAGCGCGTGCCGTACACGCGCAGCGCCGTACTCCTCACCGCCGACGGGCTCGTCACCTGCGTGCACGGCCTGGACGCCGACAGCGCCGACCACCTGGCGGCCCTCGCGTCCGGCCTGTACTCGCTGGGCCGCAGTGCCGGCTCCCGCTTCGGGGACGGCGCCGAGGTGCGCCAGGTCGTCGTCGAACTCGACACCGCGCTCGTCTTCGTCTCGGCGGCCGGATCCGGGACCTGCCTGGCCGTCCTCGCCGACCGCGAGGCGGACGCCGGGGTGCTCGGCTACGAGATGGCGATGCTGGTCAAGAGCGTACGTCCGTACCTGGCGGCCCCGCCGCGGCGGCCCACCGCCGACCCGGAGCGATGA
- a CDS encoding sensor histidine kinase, with protein MSGLRAARHSPSRHAVTGPGRQLRPQLVRAAVLPTLAAALSGAAAVIFTLQLGGGAGDRDARLWPVLTGCALLVVGALAAALLGAQRAAKAVRDRCEALRRSSVRGRQELRTAADRLERGEAPPRPVRGEPAPGGDPSGVDEFWLLSQELRGAREQAHATLIRLAGPATPSDSERKVEVFVNLARRLQSLVHREISLLDDLEDTVEDPDLLKELFHVDHLATRIRRHAENLAVLGGAASRRQWTRPIDLSEVLRSSVAEVEQYTRVKVVPPAGGSVRGHAVADVAHLLAELVENATVFSAPDTDVVLRAERVTAGIAVEVEDRGLGMPVEEQHRMNALLGDPDQISVRHLLADGRIGLFVVAALARRHGIAVELKSNIYGGVLAVLVLPQELLGAEAPSAADAAGGSRSTSWGTGEAPSIPHLEPVPVPVPWQPAPQRGPTPFPDPRSAPRPHPGSAASPLPAPRTGSEAPAAPAPRSVPPSPAAPTAAPAPAPWADAPTTTGPGPRAGAPAEPVPGTAPGPWAGAPAGPPPGPETGSGPATGDGPLVWLEGAPRAGLPAEPWAGAPAGPLRGAEAGLWSGPEPGDAAAARVGFPAAADGAAALAPAPTPAPRPRDTDSAAPAIGPVAESWSGAPVLPGRGVPSASGGAGGPALPLQRAGETGEGDPWADGAGLPGEPGDEEERPALPRRRAQQHLAPQLREAPVPRPATDTEQPLHDPGLMAAFRRGFGLAQSENQL; from the coding sequence ATGTCCGGACTCCGCGCCGCCCGCCACTCCCCGTCGAGACATGCCGTCACCGGTCCCGGCCGGCAGCTGCGCCCCCAGCTGGTGCGCGCAGCCGTCCTGCCGACGCTCGCCGCCGCGCTCAGCGGCGCCGCCGCAGTGATCTTCACCCTCCAGCTCGGCGGCGGCGCGGGCGACCGCGACGCCCGGCTGTGGCCGGTGCTCACCGGCTGCGCCCTGCTCGTGGTCGGCGCCCTCGCCGCAGCCCTGCTCGGGGCCCAGCGCGCCGCCAAGGCCGTACGGGACCGGTGCGAGGCGCTGCGCCGCTCCAGCGTGCGCGGCCGCCAGGAGCTGCGCACCGCCGCCGACCGGCTGGAACGGGGCGAGGCCCCGCCCCGCCCGGTACGGGGCGAGCCGGCGCCCGGCGGCGACCCGTCCGGGGTGGACGAGTTCTGGCTGCTCTCCCAGGAGCTGCGCGGCGCCCGCGAACAGGCGCACGCCACCCTCATCCGGCTGGCCGGCCCCGCCACCCCGTCCGACAGCGAGCGCAAGGTCGAGGTCTTCGTCAACCTCGCGCGTCGCCTGCAGTCCCTGGTGCACCGGGAGATCTCGCTCCTCGACGACCTGGAGGACACGGTCGAGGACCCGGACCTGCTCAAGGAGCTCTTCCACGTCGACCACCTCGCCACCCGGATCCGCCGGCACGCCGAGAACCTCGCCGTGCTGGGCGGGGCCGCCTCCCGCCGCCAGTGGACCCGTCCGATCGACCTGAGCGAGGTGCTCCGCTCCTCGGTCGCGGAGGTCGAGCAGTACACCCGGGTCAAGGTCGTGCCCCCGGCCGGCGGCAGCGTCCGCGGGCACGCCGTCGCCGACGTGGCGCACCTGCTGGCCGAACTGGTCGAGAACGCCACGGTCTTCTCCGCCCCCGACACCGATGTGGTGCTGCGCGCCGAGCGGGTCACCGCGGGGATCGCGGTCGAGGTGGAGGACCGGGGGCTGGGCATGCCGGTGGAGGAACAGCACCGGATGAACGCCCTGCTCGGCGACCCCGACCAGATCAGCGTCCGGCACCTGCTGGCGGACGGGCGGATCGGGCTGTTCGTCGTCGCGGCCCTGGCCCGCCGGCACGGGATCGCCGTCGAGCTCAAGTCCAACATCTACGGTGGCGTGCTCGCCGTGCTCGTGCTGCCGCAGGAGCTGCTGGGCGCGGAGGCGCCGAGCGCCGCCGACGCGGCGGGTGGCTCCCGGTCCACCTCGTGGGGCACGGGCGAGGCCCCGTCGATCCCCCACCTGGAACCGGTCCCCGTGCCGGTGCCCTGGCAGCCGGCCCCGCAGCGCGGCCCCACCCCGTTCCCTGACCCGCGCTCCGCCCCGCGCCCCCATCCCGGCTCCGCAGCCTCCCCTCTCCCCGCACCCCGGACCGGCTCCGAGGCCCCGGCCGCCCCCGCGCCGCGATCCGTTCCACCGTCTCCCGCCGCCCCCACGGCCGCTCCGGCCCCCGCCCCCTGGGCCGACGCCCCGACCACGACCGGCCCCGGCCCGCGAGCCGGGGCTCCGGCCGAGCCCGTGCCCGGTACGGCGCCCGGGCCATGGGCCGGGGCTCCGGCCGGCCCCCCGCCGGGGCCGGAGACCGGGTCCGGGCCCGCGACCGGGGACGGGCCGTTGGTGTGGCTGGAGGGCGCTCCACGGGCCGGGCTTCCGGCCGAGCCGTGGGCCGGAGCCCCGGCCGGGCCCCTGCGCGGGGCGGAGGCCGGGCTCTGGTCCGGGCCCGAGCCCGGGGACGCAGCAGCCGCGCGAGTCGGGTTCCCGGCTGCCGCCGACGGGGCCGCGGCCCTGGCGCCTGCGCCGACGCCTGCTCCCCGGCCGCGGGACACGGATTCCGCCGCCCCCGCGATCGGTCCGGTGGCCGAGTCCTGGTCCGGAGCCCCGGTCCTGCCGGGGCGAGGGGTGCCGTCGGCCTCCGGCGGGGCCGGGGGCCCGGCGCTGCCCCTTCAGCGGGCCGGCGAGACGGGTGAGGGGGACCCCTGGGCGGATGGCGCGGGCCTGCCCGGCGAGCCCGGGGACGAGGAGGAGCGGCCCGCGCTGCCCCGGCGGCGGGCGCAGCAGCATCTGGCGCCGCAACTGCGCGAGGCGCCCGTGCCGCGCCCGGCCACGGACACCGAACAGCCGCTGCACGATCCCGGCCTGATGGCCGCCTTCCGGCGGGGCTTCGGCCTCGCCCAGTCGGAGAACCAGCTATGA
- a CDS encoding MBL fold metallo-hydrolase encodes MTGSRPLRPRLRALRPEAFGADPSGARLDRIRRSPNFADGVFQNPVGARNRPSGSMAEFAKIYFHREQRVRRSPAAPIPVYPTTLAELAKPPASGLRLTWMGHSSVLAEIDGRRVLFDPVWGERCSPFPFAGPRRLHPVPVPLASLGEVDVVVISHDHYDHLDLPTVKALAGTDTVFAVPLGVGAHLERWGVSADRLRELDWNESTKIAGLSLTATPARHFCGRGLRNQQHTLWASWVVAGDEHRIYHSGDTGYFPGFKEIGAEHGPFDATMIQIGAYSEYWPDIHMTPEEGMRAHLDLQGGTAHGTMLPIHWGTFNLALHPWDEPGEGTLTAAEGAGAAIALPIPGQPFEPGSSEAPAEPWWRPFVAGGGAIAPAATPGPVTAERPQAVIREEPEAVGS; translated from the coding sequence TTGACCGGCTCCCGTCCCCTGCGTCCCCGGCTGCGCGCCCTGCGGCCCGAAGCCTTCGGCGCGGACCCGTCCGGTGCCCGGCTGGACCGCATCCGCCGCTCGCCGAACTTCGCCGACGGCGTCTTCCAGAACCCGGTCGGGGCCCGGAACAGGCCCTCGGGGTCGATGGCGGAGTTCGCCAAGATCTACTTCCACCGGGAGCAGCGGGTACGGCGCAGTCCCGCCGCGCCCATCCCCGTGTACCCGACGACCCTGGCGGAGCTGGCGAAGCCGCCCGCGAGCGGTCTGCGGCTGACCTGGATGGGCCACTCCAGCGTGCTCGCGGAGATCGACGGCCGCCGGGTGCTGTTCGACCCGGTGTGGGGCGAGCGGTGCTCCCCCTTCCCCTTCGCCGGCCCCAGGCGACTGCACCCGGTGCCCGTCCCGCTGGCCTCGCTGGGCGAGGTCGACGTCGTGGTCATCTCGCACGACCACTACGACCACCTCGACCTGCCCACCGTCAAGGCCCTGGCCGGCACGGACACGGTCTTCGCCGTCCCGCTGGGCGTGGGCGCGCACCTGGAACGCTGGGGCGTGTCCGCCGACCGGCTGCGCGAGCTGGACTGGAACGAGAGCACCAAGATCGCCGGGCTCTCCCTGACGGCCACCCCCGCCCGGCACTTCTGCGGACGCGGCCTGCGCAACCAGCAGCACACCCTGTGGGCCTCCTGGGTCGTCGCGGGCGACGAGCACCGGATCTACCACAGCGGGGACACCGGCTACTTCCCCGGTTTCAAGGAGATCGGCGCCGAACACGGGCCCTTCGACGCCACGATGATCCAGATCGGGGCGTACTCCGAGTACTGGCCCGACATCCACATGACCCCCGAGGAAGGCATGCGCGCCCACCTCGACCTGCAGGGCGGCACCGCGCACGGCACGATGCTGCCGATCCACTGGGGCACCTTCAACCTGGCCCTGCACCCGTGGGACGAGCCGGGCGAGGGCACGCTGACCGCAGCCGAGGGCGCCGGGGCGGCCATCGCGCTGCCGATCCCGGGCCAGCCGTTCGAGCCGGGGTCCAGCGAGGCCCCGGCGGAGCCCTGGTGGCGGCCGTTCGTCGCGGGCGGCGGGGCCATCGCCCCGGCCGCGACCCCGGGCCCCGTCACCGCGGAGCGGCCGCAGGCCGTGATCCGCGAGGAACCCGAGGCCGTCGGGTCCTGA